The Chrysemys picta bellii isolate R12L10 chromosome 12, ASM1138683v2, whole genome shotgun sequence genome has a segment encoding these proteins:
- the KIF2B gene encoding kinesin-like protein KIF2B, producing the protein MAGQFGSILVGSYLEIKRSDGRIHPALVTALHRDSSSLTVEWVEQGANKGKRVELQLAFALNPHLAPAAPCSAQGDQSLPAEPAATPAKLEQPCGDGGEPEPGRPRAGRCSPGRKSPCVRQVERLQELRQKRRLQQRELREQRAQQAAGSPHPNYDVICMIQEYRGRLLGGALGGPEPGPQHRIRVCVRKRPLNPREAGLQDFDVVTVPCRGVVVVHEARQRLDLSRYLESQAFRFDHAFDESAPNELVYRNTAQPLVESIFRRGMATCFAYGQTGSGKTHTMVGDLSAKGQGCPKGIYTLAAQDVFCWLQEPSYKQLELQVYGAFFEIYGGKVYDLLNWRNRLKVLEDGKQQIQVVGLQEEEVSCVEDVMKLIEMGNRCRTSGQTSANTHSSRSHAIFQIILRKRGKLHGKFSLIDLAGNERGADTGSADRRTRLEGAEINKSLLALKECIRALGRNKAHTPFRASKLTQVLRDSFIGENSCTCMIATISPGMRSCEHTLNTLRYANRVKELMVDPNSLGQSHSIITQFPYQLDDLKKPWTVQSLPETDEFKVFCVQKEEEVSPQLFTFNAREKAQKKRKELDEKALIEEHQESLRWLKVFLEVAEEIDYDVDFYAAQFEAVLGQKIGILTEIQDKVKSFRSILRKEQHGGNQISVKRSRVL; encoded by the coding sequence ATGGCCGGCCAGTTCGGGAGCATCCTGGTCGGCTCCTACCTGGAGATCAAGCGCAGCGATGGGCGCATCCACCCGGCGCTGGTCACGGCGCTGCACCGGGACAGCTCCAGCCTCACCGTGGAGTGGGTCGAGCAGGGGGCCAACAAAGGCAAGAGGGTGGAGCTGCAGCTCGCCTTCGCCCTCAACCCCCACCTGGCCCCCGCCGCGCCCTGCTCCGCCCAGGGCGACCAGAGCCTCCCGGCCGAGCCGGCGGCGACGCCCGCCAAGCTGGAGCAGCCCTGCGGGGACGGCGGGGAGCCGGAGCCCGGCCGGCCCCGCGCGGGGCGCTGCAGCCCCGGCAGGAAATCGCCGTGCGTGCGGCAGGTGGAGCGGCTGCAGGAGCTGCGCCAGAAGCGGCGGCTGCAGCAGCGGGAGCTGCGGGAGCAGCGAGCCCAGCAGGCGGCCGGCTCGCCGCACCCCAACTACGACGTGATCTGCATGATCCAGGAGTACCGGGGCCGCCTGCTCGGCGGGGCGCTGGGCGGCCCCGAGCCCGGCCCCCAGCACCGGATCCGCGTCTGCGTCCGCAAGCGGCCGCTCAACCCGCGGGAAGCCGGGCTGCAGGACTTCGACGTGGTGACCGTCCCCTGCCGGGGCGTGGTGGTGGTGCACGAGGCCCGGCAGAGGCTGGACCTCAGCCGCTACCTGGAGAGCCAGGCCTTCCGCTTCGACCACGCCTTCGACGAGAGCGCCCCCAACGAGCTGGTGTACAGGAACACGGCCCAGCCGCTGGTGGAGAGCATCTTCCGCCGGGGCATGGCCACCTGCTTCGCCTACGGCCAGACGGGCAGCGGCAAGACCCACACCATGGTGGGAGACCTCTCGGCCAAGGGCCAGGGCTGCCCCAAGGGCATCTACACCCTGGCAGCCCAGGATGTCTTCTGCTGGCTGCAGGAGCCCAGCTACAAGCAACTGGAGCTCCAGGTCTACGGGGCTTTCTTCGAGATCTATGGGGGCAAGGTGTACGACCTGCTCAACTGGAGGAACCGGCTGAAGGTGCTGGAGGACGGCAAGCAGCAGATCCAGGtggtggggctgcaggaggaggaggtcaGCTGCGTGGAGGATGTCATGAAGCTCATCGAGATGGGCAACAGGTGCAGGACGTCCGGCCAGACCTCTGCCAACACCCACTCCTCCCGCAGCCatgccatcttccagatcatccTCCGGAAGAGAGGGAAGCTGCACGGCAAGTTTTCCCTGATTGACTTGGCTGGGAATGAGAGAGGAGCAGACACGGGCAGTGCAGACAGGCGGACGAGGCTGGAAGGGGCTGAGATTAACAAGAGTCTCCTGGCACTTAAGGAATGCATCAGGGCCCTTGGGCGCAACAAAGCCCATACCCCATTCAGGGCTAGTAAACTCACCCAGGTTTTAAGGGACTCGTTCATAGGGGAGAATTCATGCACCTGCATGATCGCCACCATCTCTCCAGGGATGAGATCCTGTGAGCACACTCTCAATACTCTAAGGTACGCCAACAGGGTGAAGGAACTGATGGTAGATCCTAATTCCCTTGGACAGTCACATTCAATCATCACCCAGTTCCCATATCAGCTGGATGACCTGAAGAAACCATGGACTGTACAGAGCTTGCCTGAGACGGATGAGTTCAAAGTATTTTGTGTACAGAAAGAGGAGGAAGTCTCTCCTCAGTTGTTTACTTTCAATGCCAGAGAGAAAgcccagaagaaaagaaaagagttgGATGAGAAAGCACTTATAGAGGAGCACCAGGAATCTCTTCGATGGTTGAAAGTATTCCTGGAAGTGGCTGAAGAAATAGATTATGACGTGGATTTTTACGCTGCACAGTTTGAAGCAGTCCTGGGGCAAAAGATTGGCATTCTGACTGAGATCCAAGATAAAGTGAAATCATTCCGGTCAATCCTACGTAAGGAACAACATGGCGGCAACCAGATCAGTGTGAAGAGATCCCGTGTTCTGTAA